The genomic interval CTTCAGGCTCAGCGACACGTGCAGCCGGTCCCGCGGCAGCCAGGCCAGCGCCCGCTCCGGCCATTCGATCAGCGCCGCGCCGTCGTCCAGGGCTTCTTCCAGTCCCAGCTCCTCGACCTCCGCCGGACTCTCGATGCGGTAGAGATCGTAATGGCGGACATTCAGCTTCGGGGTCTCGTAATACTGCACCAGGGTGAAGGTTGGGCTCGGCACCTCTTCCGTCACGCCCAGGGCATGCAGGATGGCGCGCGCCAGCGTCGTCTTGCCCGCGCCCAGATCGCCCTGCAGCGCCACCGCGTCGCCGACTTTCAAGGATGCGGCAATCCGCGCGCCCAAAGCCTCGGTCGCTTCCAGGCCGGCAAGCGCCAGCGTCCGTTCAAAGCGTTGAGAATCCTTGGACATGGCAAGGTTCTAGCCCGCGCGCGCCCGCCGCTCAACGCCGCTAAGCGGTTGATTCAGCGGCAGGTCTCGGCCATGTTCGGACCTGTCCGGGGCGAAGGGTGCCGGACTTGAGCGGAAATCCACGTGTCCGAGCGAATCGTCATCATCGGCGCCGGCCAGTCCGGCGCGCAGGCCGTCGCGAGCCTTCGGGCCGACGGCTTTGCCGGTCCCATCGTCATGGTGGGCGACGAGCCCTTCGCGCCCTATCAGCGCCCGCCGCTCTCCAAGGCCTATCTCATGGGCACGATGGAGCGCGACCGCCTCTTCCTGAAGCCCGACGCGTTCTACAAGGAAGCCAATTGCGAGCTGATCCTCGGCGTCGCCGCGACGAAGATCGACCGCGCCGCGAAACAGGTTCACCTCGCCGACGGCCGCGCGCTGGCCTATGACAAGCTCCTGATCGCGACCGGCAGCCGCGTCCGCAAGATCCGGTGCCCCGGCGCCGATCTTCCCGGCGTGCATTATCTGCGCGGCATCGCGGACGTGGACGGTCTGCGCGACGTGTTCGAGCCCGGCAAAAAGCTCGCCATCGTCGGCGGCGGCTATATCGGTCTCGAAGTCGCCGCCGTCGCCGCCAAGCGCGGCATCGACGTGACGGTGTTCGAGGCGATGGACCGCGTCATGGCCCGCGCCGTCTCGATTCCGATTTCGGATTTCTACGATCATGTCCACCGCGCCGCGGGCGTGAAGATATTGCTCGATACCGGCGTCGAGGCGTTCGAAGGCGGCGGCAGGCTCGAAGGTGTGCGCGCCAAGGGCCAGCTCTATCCCGCCGATGTGGTGCTGGTCGGCATCGGCATCGTGCCGAACGACGAGCTCGCGCGCGAAGCAGGCCTCGGCTGCGACGACGGCATCGTGGTCGACGAACGCTCCAACGTCACCGGCGATCCGGCGATCTACGCCGCCGGCGACTGCACAAAGCATATCGGCCGCGAGGGAACGGCGCTGCGCCTGGAATGCGTGCAGAACGCGATCGACCAGGCCAAGCACGCCGCCCTCTGCATCACGGGCAAGCCCAATACCTATCGCGAAGTGCCGTGGTTCTGGTCCGACCAGTACGACCTGAAGCTCCAGATCGCCGGCCTCGCGCGCCCGTCGGACCGAATCGTGATCCGCGGCAATCCCGAGACGCGCAAATTCGCCGTCTTCCATCTGCGCGACGGCATCGTCGCCGCGGTCGAGGCGGTCAACGCCGCGCCGGAATATCTGGTGGGCCGCAAGCTCATCGCCGACGGCGCGAAGATCGCGCCCGAACGCCTCGCCGACACCTCCATCCCCATGAAATCCATCGCTTGAGCGGAGCCGCAATGCCGAAGATCAAATACATCGAACACAACGGCAAGGAACGCGAGGTCGACGTGCCCGCCGGCTGGTCCGTCATGGAAGGCGCCGTAAAGAACCTCATCCCCGGCATCGACGCCGATTGCGGCGGCGCCTGCGCCTGCGCCACCTGTCACGTCTTCGTCGACGAGGCGTGGGTCGCGAAGCTGCCGAAGAAAGAGGACATGGAAGTCACCATGCTCGACTTCGCGCCCGAGGTGGAGGTGAACAGCCGCCTCTCCTGCCAGATCAAGGTGACGCCCGAGCTCGACGGCCTCGTCGTGCGGATGCCGAAGAGCCAGCACTGAACTTCTCCTCCCTCGAGGAGTGGAATGTTTTAGCGTCGTTTCGGCCTGTGACTATCTGCACAAAAGTCGTCATTGCCCGGCTTGTCCGGGCAACCCATTTTTCTCGCTGCCAAATTGGGTCGCCCGCATGAAGCGGGCGATGACGACCTATGAGTGACGCTTCCAAGCCGAAATTGCTCTACTCCACCCGCTCGACGCTGCCGCCGCCCGCCACCGCCTGCGTGACCTGCGGATGGCCGCGATAGGTGATCGCGCCGCCGCCGTGCACCGCCGCCATCAGCATGCCGGTCGCGGTCACCGCGACCGAGCCGCCGCCATGCACCGCCGCCTCGACCGTGCCGGCGGAAATCGCATGCACGTCGATCTCGCCACCGCCATGGATGGCCGCCGCGAGATTGCTCTGCGCGGGGAAGGCGCCTTGCGTGCCGATCGCGCCGCCGCCCTCGATCGCGACGCCGGCGAGGTCGGGCGTCACGATCTCGATCTCGAGATCGTAGTGCTGCGGGCAATTCGCGTTGCAGGCGTCGATGTCGAGCTCCCGGCCGTTGCGCACGGTCAGGGTCGTGAACTGCGTGCTGCCTTTCAGAAGCGTCACGCGCTGCGCGTCGCCGTGCCGGAGCACCACATGCCCGCCGCCGCGCAGATGGATTTGCCTGAATTTCGCGACCGGCACGACGGTCGCGGCGGTCGCGGGGGCGATCATCAGGCAGGCGGCGGCGAGAAAGAGCGAAACGCGCGTCATGGGGCACTCCCGAGCGGTGAATCCGGCGGAAATCCTACGCGCCCATCGCTAGTTTCGCCGCATCGCAAAGCCGCGTCCCGGCCATGAGCGTAGGCGATGGTCGGAAAAATCCGCTCGGCGCGTTCACGCCGTTTTCTTCTCGCCCGCCGCCGGCGGCTCGTCGTGGATGCGGCGCGGGAAGTGGCAGCGCACCAGCGTGCCCCCCTCCTTGCCGTGGATATCGCTCTCGATCTCCACCCAGCCATCATGCAGCTCGACGAAGCGGTTGACCAGCGCCAGCCCCAGCCCCGCGCCGGCGCGCTGGCCGGAACGGTGCTTGGACGAGAACCGCTCGAACACATTCGCCTTCACCTCGGGCGCCAGACCCGGTCCGGTGTCCGCGACCGCGATCTGCACATCCTCGCCGGCGATGGTGCCCGACAGGGTGATCGTGCCGCCGGCCGGGGTGTATTTGAACGCGTTGGCGAGCAGATTGTAGACGACCTGCTGGATGCGCCGCTCGTCGCCTAGGAAGGCGCCGGCGTCCGGCTCCACGTCGACCTTGAGTTCGAGATCGACCTTCGCGGCCCAGTCGCGCGCCGACGCCGCCACGCCGTTCAGCAGCGCGGCGAGATCGATCCGCTCCAGCTCCAGCCGGAGCGCGCCGGATTCGATCAGCGACAGGTCCAGGATGTTGTCGATCAGGTTCTCCAGCGTCCGCGAGCCGGTGACGATGTCGTTCACGTAGTCGGTCTGCGCCCGGTTGAGCGCGCCCGGGATACCGCTCGCCAAATGTTCCGCGAAACCCTTGATTGTGTTCAGCGGCGTACGCAATTCATAGGACACATGCTTGATGAAATCGGATTTCAGGTTATCGGCCGCCTCCAGCGCCTCGTTGCGCTCGCGCAGCGCGTTCTCGATCCGCGAGCGGTCGGTGACGTCGGCGAAGGTCACCAGCGTCGCCCCGTCCGGCAGGGCCGACAGGGTCAGCGACAGGATGGTGCGGTCGTTGCGCTCGATCTCGCCCCAGTCGCGGCGCGTCGGGGCGCCCGACACGATGCTCTGGATCAGCCGCTCCCACACCGCCTCGTCGCCGAACTTGTCGGCGCAGGCCGCGGCGATGGTGCGGATATGCGGCTCGCCGTCGACATCCTTGCGGGACAACTCCCAGATCTTCAGGAATGCCGCATTGTGCAGCTTGAGCTTGCCGTCCGGCCCGAACACCGCCACCGCTTCCTGCAGGGTGTCGAGCGTCGCCGACTGCACCTTGATCTGGGTGTTGAAGGCGCTCTCCAGCGCCAATTTCTCGGTGATATCCTCGTAGAGATAGGTCAGCCCGCCGAAGGGGTGGGGCTGCGCCACCACCCGCAGCGTCTTGCCGCCGGGCACGTGCCAGGGCTCCTCCGTCGGATATTCGCGCTGCTTGTCGTAGAGCGCGAGCCGCTCGCGCTTCCAGGCCTGGTAGTCGCGCTGCTCCGGCAGCTTGCGTGCCTCGCGCAGCCTGTCGAGCATCTCGTCGTCGGTGGGGTGGCTTTCGAGCCATTTCTCCGGCAGGTCCCACAGCCGGACAAAGGCCTGGTTGTAGAAGGTGAGCTTCTGGTCGCGCCCGAAGATCGCCACCGCCGTCGCGAGCTTGTCGAGCGTATCGGCATGGGCGTCGACATGCTGCTGCAGCTTGGCTTCCGCCGCCGCGACGTCGGTCACGTCGACGGCGCTGCCGACCACGCCCCCACTTCCCAAGCCAGTGTCGTCGAGCGGCATTTCGGTGAAGGCCAGCGCCCGGCGCTGCCCTGCCACCACCGAGAACCGCCGCGCCTCGTAGACCGCGCCTTGGTTGCGCGCCGTCGCCGCGAGATCGCGCTCGGTGCGGTCGAGCGTGGCCTGTGTCGCCGCCGCGCTCTGCGCGTCCTTGGCGCCCGTCGCCGCCAGGAAGCTCTGATTGCCCCACACCAGCGACAGCGAGCGGTCGCGCAGCCAGACCGGCACGGGCAGCGCATCGAGGATGGCGCGGAAGTCGAAGGCGTCTTGTTCTTTCGCGGCGACATGCTCGACTTCGATCCACACCGCCGCCATGCCGCCGACGGCGCGCCCGCGCACGGTGAAGCCCCGTGCGTCCTTGTCGTGCGCGGTCATCGCGAAGGGCGCGCCGCGCTCGGAAAGATTGTCCAGCGCCTGGCTCAATTCCGTCGCCTCGGCGCCCTTCAGGCAGGCATCGAGCATTGTCTCCGCATTGGCGTAGGACATCGGCGTCTGGCCGTCGCGGCCCCAGACGATCAGCGATTCCCGCCCGGCCGTGATCAGCGCGTCGCGCTCGCCCACCGCCGCCCGCGTCCTTGCGCCGGACTGGCGCAACGCCCGGCGCAGCTTGCCGGCGCGGTTCTGCTCGGCCAGCGCCCAGAGCCCCGCCGCGACGGCAAGCGCCACAGCGCCCGTCGTGACCGCGCCCAGCACCAGAAGCTGCTGGGTCGCCGCGTCGGCGGTGGCGGCAAGAGCGGGGCAGGGCGCCAGCAGGAATCCGGTGAGGGCGGGCATCGCGGCCCGCAGCTTCCCGAATCCTCCCCTGACGCCAGGGCTCTTGTTCTGTCCCATCTTGGGACGCATGCCGGCTGGCCCCTCGTTCGCTTCCCAGCGACGAATCACTGTGGAATCAAGATGATAGGCGGGTTAATCGCAGCCGCAAGAGAAGGTGGTTAAGAAAGTGTAAAAAACTAGATGTGGCCAAATCCCCCAGATTTTGGGCTCATCGTCCAATAACAGAGTCATATCAGTGGATTAGAAATTCCGGGTACGGAGCGAAGCCGCTGTGGACGAATCGTCCGCGCGGCGGCCGAAGGCGTCGCCATTGCACCGACGCACCGATCGGTCAGCCCTGGAAGCGGCGATTGAGCTTGCGCATGCCGCCGATCCAGCGGGCATAGTTCGCCGCCTTGTTGCGCATGTAGTCGAGCACTTCGGGATGCGGCAGGATGAGGAAATCCTCCGCCGCGATGGCGCGCACGCACGCCTCCGCGACCTCTTCCGGCTCCATCATGCCGTCGATGCTGGCGACGCCGTCGGGATTGTCTGCCGTCATCGTCGTGCGCACCGCCTGCGGGCACAACACCGAGACCTTGATTCCCTGGTCGCCATGGGTGATGGCAAGCCATTCCGCGAGCCCGACAGCGGCGTGCTTCGTCACCGCGTAAGGCGCGCTGCCGATCTGCGACAGCAGTCCCGCCGCCGACGCGGTCGAGACCAGATAGCCGCCGCCGCGCGCCGCCATGCGCGGCACCAGATGCCGCGCCGCCCAGACATGCGCCATGACGTTGACGTCCCAGATGCGCTGCCAGCGGTCGTTCGAGACCTCCGCGCCGCCGCCGTAACCGATCCCGGCATTGGAGAAGAACAGGTCGATGGGGCCGTGTTCCTTCTCGACGGTCTCGATGAGGTGCACGATGTCCGCCTCCTTCGACACGTCCGTGGTGAAGGCAATGCCGCCGGTTTCTGCCGCGGTCGCCGCGGCGCCTTCGCCGTTCAGGTCGGAACACACGACGAGCCTGGCGCCGTCCTTCGCGAAACGCTGCGCCAGCGCCTTGCCGATGCCGCTCGCGGCGCCGGTCACGACGACGGTCTTCTCCTTGATGTCCACGAGGTTTCCTTCCGATTGCCTGCCGTCAGCTTAAGGGACAAACTCGCGCCAGAACATCCAGGGAGAACGACATGGAAGGCCTTCAGCTGCACTCGCTTTTCAAGGACAGCGGCGAACTCGAACTCTCGCTGCACAAGGTCCCCGTTGCAGAACCCGGTCCCGACGAAGTCGTCATCCGCATCCAGGCGACGCCGATCAATCCCTCCGACATCGGCCTCTTGTTCGGCGCCGCCGACATGCGCGCCGCGAAATTCTCCGGCGCGGGCGCCGACGCGAAGATCGTGGCGCCGGTTCCGGAAGGCCATCGCCGCGCCATGGCGGCGCGCGTCGGCCAGTCGCTTCCCGCAGGCAACGAGGGTGCGGGCGAGGTGATAAAGGCGGGCGCAAATGCCAAGCACCTGCTCGGCAAGACCGTCGCCGCGATCGGCGGCGCGATGTACGCGCAATACCGCACGCTGAAAGCGTCCGATGTGCTGGTGCTCCCGCCCGGCACGACGGCGGAGGAGGGCGCCTCCTGCTTCATCAATCCGCTGACCGCGCTCGGCATGGTCGAGACCATGCGCCGCGAAGGCCACACCGCGCTGGTGCACACCGCTGCCGCATCCAATCTCGGCCAGATGCTGCAGAAGCTCTGTCTCAAGGACGGCATCGGCCTCGTCAACATCGTGCGCAGCGAGGCGCAGGCGAAGATCCTGCGCGACATCGGCGCCGCGCATGTCGTGGACAGCTCCAAGCCGTCTTTCACGGACGATCTGATCGCCGCGCTGGTCGATACCGGCGCGACCATCGGCTTCGACGCCATCGGCGGCGGCAAGCTGGCCGGGCAGATCCTGGCCGCGATGGAAGTCGCGGCCGCGCGCAAGATGACGAGTTTCAGCCGCTACGGCTCGGCGACCTTCAAGCAGGTCTACATCTATGGCGGCCTCGACACCGGCCCCACCGAGCTCAACCGCGCCTACGGCATGGCCTGGGGCTTGGGCGGCTGGCTGCTCACGCTCTTCCTGATCAAGATCGGGCCGGCCGAGGTCGAGCGGCTGCGCCAGCGCGTCGCGGGTGAAATCAAGACGACCTTCGCGAGCCGCTACACCAGGACCGTGTCGCTGCCCGAGGCGCTGTCTGCCGGCGCCGTCGCCGCCTACAACAAACGCGCGACGGGCGAGAAATACCTGATCGATCCGAGCCTGGCGTTCTGAATCGCCCGTCAGTCGAGATGCTCGACATCGCCGGGGATGTCGATCCAGGCATGCTTGCGCTCCTCGTAGACCGAGAAGCTCGGCGCCGGAAACGCCGGGTCGGCGAAATTTCCCAGCGCCACCGCGACGACGTCCGGCACGTGGTCGAGCCGGTAGTACACCGTCGAGCCGCAGTCCGGGCAGAAGTGGAACGTGACCGTATTGCCGCTGTCGGCGGTGCGGACATAGCGGCTGGCGCGGCCCTCGACCGTCGCTTGCGCCGCGGGCCAGCGCGCCTGCGCCCCGAAGGGCGCGCCCGTCCGCTTCTGGCAGTCCAGGCAATGGCACACGGACACCCGCACCGGATCGCCTTCGCAGACGACGCGGAGCTGGCCGCAGGAGCAGGTGGCGGTGCGTGTGTTCATGGGCGCGACGCTATCACAGGAGCGGGCCGAAATCCGTCAGCACGAAGAAGCTCGGGCGGCATGCTGTTGCATGCCGCCCGTTTCCGATCAGTACCGGTAGTGGTCCGGCTTGTAGGGGCCGGCCTGCGGCACGCTGATATATTCGGACTGCTTGTCCGAAAGCTCGGTCAGCTTGGCGCCGATCTTCGCCAGGTGCAGCCGCGCCACTTTCTCGTCCAGGTGCTTGGGCAGGGTGTAGACCTTCTTCTGATACTTGCCCTGGTTCGCGAACAGCTCCATCTGGGCCAGCGTCTGGTTGGTGAACGACGCGGACATCACGAAGGAGGGATGCCCCATCGCGTTGCCGAGATTGACCAGCCGGCCCTCGGACAGAAGGATGATCTTGTGGCCGTCGGGGAATTCGATCTCGTCGACCTGCGGCTTGACGTTGCTCCACTTGAAATTGCGCAGGCCCGCGACCTGGATCTCGGAATCGAAGTGGCCGATGTTGCACACGATGGCCCGATCCTTCATCGCGCGCATGTGCTCGACCGTCAGCACGTCGACATTGCCGGTCGCGGTGACGAAGATGTCGGCGCGGGGCGCCGCGTCTTCCATCGTCACGACCTCATAGCCTTCCATCGCCGCCTGCAGGGCGCAGATCGGATCGATCTCCGACACCATCACGCGGCAGCCGGCCTGGCGCAGCGACGCCGCCGAGCCCTTGCCGACGTCGCCGAAGCCCGCGACCATCGCGACCTTGCCGGCCATCATCACGTCGGTGCCGCGGCGGATGCCGTCGACCAGCGATTCGCGGCAGCCATAGAGATTGTCGAACTTCGACTTGGTCACGCTGTCGTTGACGTTGATCGCCGGGAAGAGGAGCTTGCCCTCCTTCTCCATGATGTAAAGCCGGTGCACGCCGGTGGTGGTCTCTTCCGAGACGCCCTTGATGTTCTTGGCGAGCTCGGCGAACCAGCCCGGCTTCTCCTTCAGCGTGCGCTTGATCAGCGCGAAGAACACTTCCTCTTCCTCGTTGCCCGGCGTGTCGAGGAAGGCGGTGTCGCCCTTCTCGGCGCGCAGGCCGTGATGGACGAGCATGGTGGCGTCGCCGCCGTCGTCCAGGATCATGTTCGGCGTACCGCCGTCATGCCATTCCAGGATCTTGCGGGTGTATTCCCAATAGTCCTTCAGGCTCTCGCCCTTGATGGCGAACACCGGCGTGCCGCCGGCCGCGATCGCCGCCGCGGCGTGATCCTGCGTCGAATAGATGTTGCACGACGCCCAGCGGACGTCGGCGCCGAGCGCCTTCAGCGTCTCGATCAGCACGGCGGTCTGGATCGTCATGTGCAGCGAGCCGGCGATGCGCGCGCCCTTGAGCGGCTGCGCCTTGGCGAACTCGGCGCGCGTCGCCATCAGGCCGGGCATTTCGACTTCGGCCATCGCGATCTCCTTGCGCCCCCAGTCGGAAAGCGAGATATCCTTGACGACGTAGTCGGAAGCGGCTGTCATGGGGAGGAATCCTTCATGTTGGTCGAGCGTCGAAAGACGCATCTGGAATTGACGCACGCGAATTTCGAAATCGGCGACGGTCGCGCGTGACGAGCGCCGGCGCTTCACTTTCAACCGTCACGGCCGGGACCGGACACCCGGGATGACAGACGGCTTGGGCGCCGGCCGACATGGCACCCAAAACCTGGCCCCGACGGTTTCGCGGGCGGTATAGCAGCGGTCCGGAATGAGGGCAAGAAGGATATAAAGAAATCTACATATCTTTATCCGGCTGCCTTCCGTTGCCGTAGTTTCACTTGTTCCGCGCGTCGTAAAACGTCACAGTCCTATGCAAGTGTTCGAAAAAGCATCGGCGAGGAAGCGTCCCGGCGTTCACATGTCGGGGATCGCTTATGGTCAAGATCATCGAGCGTTCGGACAAGCGTCTGAAGGTTCATTGCGGCGAACGCAGCGCGAGCGCAAGCGTCTGCACCATCGACCGCGATCTCGATATCGCTGAAATTTCCTGGCTCACTCTGCGCATTCCGTTTCGCCGCAAGCGCGTGGCGTTGTCGAATGTGTTGGATATCGCGGTGCGGCGGAGGGCCCACCGAAAGGTCTATCAGCCTGTGGTCGAGTTGAGGGTCGGGGGCACGATATCGCTCGGCGGCTACACCAAGGAGGAGGCCATGGAAGCCGCGCGCGCGATCCGCGATTTCCTGCACCAAACCCGCGGAACGCTGGTCAAGACCCCGCCTTGATTTCGCGCGCGCCGGCGGTCCATCGCAGCGGACGGCGACACGATCGACATCCGCGATTTCGCGGATGCGCGCCGGGCTTTCGCGTTCTAACGTCCGAACAGGACGACGGAGCGGCTCCATGGCTTTCGAATATTTCGTGCTTGCCGCCGCCGACGATGCGGCCGCCCTCGAACCCGCTCTGGCGGGCGCCGATCTTTCCCGCATCCTCAACGAAGGCGGCGAGTCCCTCTATCGCTTCGCGCTGTTCCACGGTCATGCCAAATGCGCCGAGATGCTGAAGCGCCGCGGCGGCCTGCCGTTCCACGACGCGGCGCTGGCCGGCGAGGTAGCCCGGATCGAGACGCTTCTGGCGCAGGCGCCCTGGGCGATCGACCTGCTGTCGCCCGATGGCTGGACGGCGCTGCACCTCGCGGCCTTCTTCGGCAACGATGCCGCGGTCGAAACATTGCTCCGGCAGGGTGCGAACGCGCGCATCATGGGCCGCGCCTTCGAGCAGAACCTTGCGCTTCACGCCGCCTGTGCCGGCCGCCGAATCGGCCGTGCCGCCTTCGCCAGGCTGGTCGCCGCCACCTGCGACCCCGACGCAAAGCAGAAGCAGGGATACACCGCGCTGATGATCGCGGCCGCCAACGGCTTCACGGACGCGGTGGAGGTCTTGCTCGACGCCGGCGCCGATCGCACGACCAAGCTGCCGGACGGAAAAGCCGCGGCTGACTTCGCGCGCGAGCGCGGGCATCCGGAACTTGCGAAGCGCCTCTCCTGAGCCGGAACGCCTTTGGCCGTCGGCGGTTTTCCCTGCAGCAACAGGAGACCCGCATGACCGCCATCGCATCGTCCCGCATCCTCATCATCGCCACCGACGGTTTCGAGCAGTTGGAACTCGAGGTTCCGCGCGATCAGCTTCGCGCCAAGGGCGCAAAGGTCGACGTTGCGACGCCTGACGGCCGGCAGATCATGGGTTGGGACCGCAAGGATTGGGGTCGTCCGGCCGATGCGGATCTCAAGATCGCCGACGCGAAGATGGACGACTACCAGGCGCTCGTGATTCCGGGCGGCGTGATCAATCCCGACAAGCTGCGCATCGACGAGGACGCAATGACGCTGGTGCGCAATTTCCTCGGCGCCGGCAAGGTCGTGGCGGCCGTCTGTCATGGGCCTTGGCTCCTGGTGCAGGCCGATGCGCTCAGGGGCCGTCAGGCGACGTCCTGGCCGTCGCTGCGCAAGGATCTGGAGAATGCCGGCGCGAAATGGCTGGACGAGAAGGTGGTGGTCGACAACGGCATCGTCACCAGCCGCAAGCCGGAAGACCTTGATGCTTTCGTCGCGAAGATCCTGGAGGAAGTGGAAGAGGGCAGGCACTACCGGCGGCAGGCCGCCTGAGGCTCACTCCTCGCCGAACTTGGCCTCGGCCAGCGCGACGAGCGCGGTGATCGCCTCGACCGCGTCGGGGCCTTCGGCCTTCACTTCGATCTCGGTGCCGAGGCTCGCGGCCAGCATCATCAATCCCATGATGGAGCGGGCGTTCACCGCCTGGCCGTCCTTGGTCACCGTGATCTCGGCTTGGAATCGCGCCGCGGCTTCGACGATCTTCGCCGAGGCGCGTGCGTGCAGACCACGCTTGTTCGCGATCCGGACGATCGCGGACTTTCGCTCGCTCATTCCTTGGCGACACCGGCGAGGTCGGCGGAGCCGGCGCGCATATACTTGCGTCCCGCCTCGATCGCCTGTCGCACCGCCTCGTCCAGCGGCAGCCTGTTGCGCACATCGATCAGCTTGATGAGGCTCGGCAGATTGACGCCCGCCAGCACCTCGATCTTGCCGCGTTCGAGCACGGTCAATGCCAGATTGCACGGCGTGCCGCCGAACATGTCGGTGGCGATCACGACGCCGCGGCCGCAATCGACCGAGTTCGCCGCCGCAGCGATCTCGCGCTGGCGACGCTCGATGTCGTCTTCCGGTCCGATGCAGACGGCGCGCAGATGGGTTTGCGGACCCACCATGTGCTCCATCGCTGCAATGAATTCTTGCGCGAGGCGGCCGTGGGTGACGAGTACGATGCCGATCATGTGATGCCCCAAATGTGGGTGGAACGATAGCAAGGTTCAAGACCCGTGCCAGAGCCCAATTTCACTTGACAGTGCGCCGCTGGCGGGATTTGCCGAAAAGACCAAGTACAGCGGCGATTTTGTCGGGCGCCGACTCCTCGAAGGCATTGAGGACGATCAAGGGCGGCTGCGCGGATTGTCGCAAGGCGAGCGGTTTGGGCGGAACATAGCGCGCCGGTTCCGGCATTCGCGCCACCTGTCCCGACAGGTCGACCGCGAGGACCACCGCCGCGCTGGGCGCATAGGGAAGCTCCATAATACCGATACCGCG from Rhizomicrobium sp. carries:
- the tsaE gene encoding tRNA (adenosine(37)-N6)-threonylcarbamoyltransferase complex ATPase subunit type 1 TsaE, which codes for MSKDSQRFERTLALAGLEATEALGARIAASLKVGDAVALQGDLGAGKTTLARAILHALGVTEEVPSPTFTLVQYYETPKLNVRHYDLYRIESPAEVEELGLEEALDDGAALIEWPERALAWLPRDRLHVSLSLKDGTRQAVVSGPPRWQMAMAEPHHGG
- a CDS encoding zinc-binding dehydrogenase, with translation MEGLQLHSLFKDSGELELSLHKVPVAEPGPDEVVIRIQATPINPSDIGLLFGAADMRAAKFSGAGADAKIVAPVPEGHRRAMAARVGQSLPAGNEGAGEVIKAGANAKHLLGKTVAAIGGAMYAQYRTLKASDVLVLPPGTTAEEGASCFINPLTALGMVETMRREGHTALVHTAAASNLGQMLQKLCLKDGIGLVNIVRSEAQAKILRDIGAAHVVDSSKPSFTDDLIAALVDTGATIGFDAIGGGKLAGQILAAMEVAAARKMTSFSRYGSATFKQVYIYGGLDTGPTELNRAYGMAWGLGGWLLTLFLIKIGPAEVERLRQRVAGEIKTTFASRYTRTVSLPEALSAGAVAAYNKRATGEKYLIDPSLAF
- a CDS encoding DUF2807 domain-containing protein: MTRVSLFLAAACLMIAPATAATVVPVAKFRQIHLRGGGHVVLRHGDAQRVTLLKGSTQFTTLTVRNGRELDIDACNANCPQHYDLEIEIVTPDLAGVAIEGGGAIGTQGAFPAQSNLAAAIHGGGEIDVHAISAGTVEAAVHGGGSVAVTATGMLMAAVHGGGAITYRGHPQVTQAVAGGGSVERVE
- a CDS encoding GFA family protein, yielding MNTRTATCSCGQLRVVCEGDPVRVSVCHCLDCQKRTGAPFGAQARWPAAQATVEGRASRYVRTADSGNTVTFHFCPDCGSTVYYRLDHVPDVVAVALGNFADPAFPAPSFSVYEERKHAWIDIPGDVEHLD
- a CDS encoding SDR family oxidoreductase produces the protein MDIKEKTVVVTGAASGIGKALAQRFAKDGARLVVCSDLNGEGAAATAAETGGIAFTTDVSKEADIVHLIETVEKEHGPIDLFFSNAGIGYGGGAEVSNDRWQRIWDVNVMAHVWAARHLVPRMAARGGGYLVSTASAAGLLSQIGSAPYAVTKHAAVGLAEWLAITHGDQGIKVSVLCPQAVRTTMTADNPDGVASIDGMMEPEEVAEACVRAIAAEDFLILPHPEVLDYMRNKAANYARWIGGMRKLNRRFQG
- a CDS encoding ATP-binding protein; amino-acid sequence: MPALTGFLLAPCPALAATADAATQQLLVLGAVTTGAVALAVAAGLWALAEQNRAGKLRRALRQSGARTRAAVGERDALITAGRESLIVWGRDGQTPMSYANAETMLDACLKGAEATELSQALDNLSERGAPFAMTAHDKDARGFTVRGRAVGGMAAVWIEVEHVAAKEQDAFDFRAILDALPVPVWLRDRSLSLVWGNQSFLAATGAKDAQSAAATQATLDRTERDLAATARNQGAVYEARRFSVVAGQRRALAFTEMPLDDTGLGSGGVVGSAVDVTDVAAAEAKLQQHVDAHADTLDKLATAVAIFGRDQKLTFYNQAFVRLWDLPEKWLESHPTDDEMLDRLREARKLPEQRDYQAWKRERLALYDKQREYPTEEPWHVPGGKTLRVVAQPHPFGGLTYLYEDITEKLALESAFNTQIKVQSATLDTLQEAVAVFGPDGKLKLHNAAFLKIWELSRKDVDGEPHIRTIAAACADKFGDEAVWERLIQSIVSGAPTRRDWGEIERNDRTILSLTLSALPDGATLVTFADVTDRSRIENALRERNEALEAADNLKSDFIKHVSYELRTPLNTIKGFAEHLASGIPGALNRAQTDYVNDIVTGSRTLENLIDNILDLSLIESGALRLELERIDLAALLNGVAASARDWAAKVDLELKVDVEPDAGAFLGDERRIQQVVYNLLANAFKYTPAGGTITLSGTIAGEDVQIAVADTGPGLAPEVKANVFERFSSKHRSGQRAGAGLGLALVNRFVELHDGWVEIESDIHGKEGGTLVRCHFPRRIHDEPPAAGEKKTA
- a CDS encoding 2Fe-2S iron-sulfur cluster-binding protein, whose product is MPKIKYIEHNGKEREVDVPAGWSVMEGAVKNLIPGIDADCGGACACATCHVFVDEAWVAKLPKKEDMEVTMLDFAPEVEVNSRLSCQIKVTPELDGLVVRMPKSQH
- a CDS encoding FAD-dependent oxidoreductase, which translates into the protein MSERIVIIGAGQSGAQAVASLRADGFAGPIVMVGDEPFAPYQRPPLSKAYLMGTMERDRLFLKPDAFYKEANCELILGVAATKIDRAAKQVHLADGRALAYDKLLIATGSRVRKIRCPGADLPGVHYLRGIADVDGLRDVFEPGKKLAIVGGGYIGLEVAAVAAKRGIDVTVFEAMDRVMARAVSIPISDFYDHVHRAAGVKILLDTGVEAFEGGGRLEGVRAKGQLYPADVVLVGIGIVPNDELAREAGLGCDDGIVVDERSNVTGDPAIYAAGDCTKHIGREGTALRLECVQNAIDQAKHAALCITGKPNTYREVPWFWSDQYDLKLQIAGLARPSDRIVIRGNPETRKFAVFHLRDGIVAAVEAVNAAPEYLVGRKLIADGAKIAPERLADTSIPMKSIA
- the ahcY gene encoding adenosylhomocysteinase, producing MTAASDYVVKDISLSDWGRKEIAMAEVEMPGLMATRAEFAKAQPLKGARIAGSLHMTIQTAVLIETLKALGADVRWASCNIYSTQDHAAAAIAAGGTPVFAIKGESLKDYWEYTRKILEWHDGGTPNMILDDGGDATMLVHHGLRAEKGDTAFLDTPGNEEEEVFFALIKRTLKEKPGWFAELAKNIKGVSEETTTGVHRLYIMEKEGKLLFPAINVNDSVTKSKFDNLYGCRESLVDGIRRGTDVMMAGKVAMVAGFGDVGKGSAASLRQAGCRVMVSEIDPICALQAAMEGYEVVTMEDAAPRADIFVTATGNVDVLTVEHMRAMKDRAIVCNIGHFDSEIQVAGLRNFKWSNVKPQVDEIEFPDGHKIILLSEGRLVNLGNAMGHPSFVMSASFTNQTLAQMELFANQGKYQKKVYTLPKHLDEKVARLHLAKIGAKLTELSDKQSEYISVPQAGPYKPDHYRY